TCATACTAATCTATAACGGCATCCTAGCATTTAAAATCGATCTATTTTCTTAATATAGTGCCAAGGAATTATAGTGCGATCAGCATTTTTTTCATTTTCCACGATTGTTTAAATCAGGCAAAAACATAGATTACGTTATGGCAACACAGATGACTTTTGCTAAACGCGGTATCGCAACTGATGAAATGAAACAAGTTGCAAAAGACGAGGATGTCTCATTAAATTGGCTTATTCCAAAAATTGCTCGTGGCTCAATAATAATTCCAAGTAATAATGTACGACTACAAAAAATTCACAATGTTGGAATTGGTAAAGGTCTTAAAACTAAAGTAAATGTAAACATTGGAACTTCAACTCTAAATGTAAACCTTGATGAAGAGATTGAAAAAGCAAAAGTCGCAATAAAATACCATGCAGATACAATCATGGATCTTAGTGATGGCGGTGATGTTAAAATGATAAGACAAACTCTTATGGATTCTGCACCAATAACATTTGGAACTGTTCCAATTTATGAGGCTTATAATTATGGTGTTGAAGTTCACAAAAATCCTTTGAATTTAACAGAAGATGATTATCTAAATGCATTTGAAAATAATGCAAAAGATGGAGTTGATTATACGACAATTCACTGTGGAATTACTAAAGATATCGCAAAAAGAATTTTAAAAGTTCAACGATATGGTGGAGTTGTAAGTAAAGGTGGAACAATTACAGCTGCATGGATGTTAAAACATGATAAAGAAAATCCATATTTGACTCACTATGACTATTTGATTGAAATTGCTAAAAAATATGATGTTACATTTAGCCTCGGAGATGCACTTAGACCCGGCTCAATCTTGGATTCTCATGATGAATTGCAAGTTCAAGAGATGATCAATATTTCTCAATTAACGAAACGAGCTCATGAACACGATATTCAAGTAATGGTGGAAGGTCCAGGACATGTTCCATTAAATGAAGTTGCAGCAAATGTACGATTGGCAAAATCTCTAATTGGTGATGTGCCATACTATGTTCTAGGTCCATTAGTTACTGATGTTGCATCTGGTCATGATCATATTGCAAGTGCAATAGGTGCTGCAGTTTCAGCAAGTGAAGGTGTAGATCTTTTATGTTATCTTACTCCTTCTGAACATTTGGCTTTGCCAAATGCCGAAGAAGTAAAAGCTGGATTAATTGCATATAGAATTGCTGCTCATGCAGGTGACCTTGTTAAAATTCGTGATAAAGTTATCAAATGGGATATGGAAATGACAGAAGCTAGACGTACTTTGGATTGGGAAAAGCAACTTGCATTATCTATTGATCCAGAAGAAGCAGCTAAGATTCATAGTAGAACAGGACAGCATCCTGGAAATAATGTGCCATGTACAATGTGTGGCGGTGCATGTGTTTACATGATGTTGCCACAACAAAAAAAATACGAAAAAGAAAATAATAATCTACAACAAATTGAATAAGACTTTTTGAAGACTAGGAACTGTCTTATAATTTCCTAACTCATCAATATCTATCCATTCGAATTGTGAATTTTCCCAGTTAAGCTCGATCGTTGGATTCTCTGCTTCAAACAAAAATGGGTATATCTCCCATTCATGATTTTCATATTGTGGAGAATTCACTCGCATTCCTTCTGCAGATTTTACAAGTGTGATCTTATCTTCTGTAATTCCAACTTCTTCAAAAATTTCAATCTTTGCTCTTTTCAATGGTTCTTCATCATTTTCAATGATTCCGCTAATTCCCGCCCAGAGTCCTTTCATTGATTTTACTTTGTTGCTTCTTTTGAGAATCAATAATTTATCATTATTTCTAATGAAAGATGTGACAATTTTTGTTGAACGCATGCCTGCTATTTTTCAACGGATTTTACCATTTTAGTTAGTTTTTTGTAAGATTCATTGGTATCTGTATGCTTGGCAAGTCTCTCTTGGCATTCTTTGATGTATGTGATTACCTCTTCGGTCTTTGATTCTTGAACAGCAGTAAGTAATCTGCCAATGTCTTTCCAAAGTTCTTCTGCAACTCTTCTAATTTCTGGATTAGCAATAATTGTTTCAATTAGTTCTGGGGATTCTGTCATAATGCTTTCTGCCAATATCTTTTGAACTCTAAATGTCGTACCTGACATTTTTTCTGTAAGATTCATTTTTTCATCTTTTGAAATAATGTTTGCAAAAACTAAATTCATCAAATGGGTCAACCCTAAAATTACTGCAATTTTTTTATCATGTTCTGCTGCATCAATAGTTACAAAGTTTGCGCCTTCAAACAATGATTTTGCAACCGTTAGTTCTTTTTTAGCATCTTTAATTGGGACTGAAATTATGTTTTGACCTTTGATAATTTTTGTTCCAGGACCAAACATTGGATGAATGCAAATTGGATTAATCTTGTCTGGCATTTTTGATAATGATGAAACTACTTTAGATTTCTCAGATGATATTTCTATTAGATATGTTCCTCTCTTCATCTCTTTTGCAATGAGTCTGATAATTTCTGGGGTTCTTCTTGTGGGTGTACATAATACTACATAATCTGCCTTTAGAATTGAACCAACTAAAGAATCTGATGATATAATATTTTTTCCTGTAATCTTATTTTCTGAATCGTACCCTGTTACTTCAAAATCTTTCTCTGCAAAATATTTGGTAAACCATTGTCCCATTTGACCTCCAGCACCAATAACTGTAATCTTCTTCATTGTTCTTCACTCATAATGTTACCCAGTATATTCATTCCCTCAATTAGTGTTTTCTCGTCTTGACATGCCGAAATTCTAATGAAATTCTTGTAATTTCCAAATCCTTCCCCTGGGGCAATGGCAAGTCC
This genomic window from Nitrosopumilus ureiphilus contains:
- a CDS encoding NUDIX domain-containing protein, with translation MRSTKIVTSFIRNNDKLLILKRSNKVKSMKGLWAGISGIIENDEEPLKRAKIEIFEEVGITEDKITLVKSAEGMRVNSPQYENHEWEIYPFLFEAENPTIELNWENSQFEWIDIDELGNYKTVPSLQKVLFNLL
- a CDS encoding prephenate dehydrogenase/arogenate dehydrogenase family protein, with the translated sequence MKKITVIGAGGQMGQWFTKYFAEKDFEVTGYDSENKITGKNIISSDSLVGSILKADYVVLCTPTRRTPEIIRLIAKEMKRGTYLIEISSEKSKVVSSLSKMPDKINPICIHPMFGPGTKIIKGQNIISVPIKDAKKELTVAKSLFEGANFVTIDAAEHDKKIAVILGLTHLMNLVFANIISKDEKMNLTEKMSGTTFRVQKILAESIMTESPELIETIIANPEIRRVAEELWKDIGRLLTAVQESKTEEVITYIKECQERLAKHTDTNESYKKLTKMVKSVEK
- the thiC gene encoding phosphomethylpyrimidine synthase ThiC is translated as MATQMTFAKRGIATDEMKQVAKDEDVSLNWLIPKIARGSIIIPSNNVRLQKIHNVGIGKGLKTKVNVNIGTSTLNVNLDEEIEKAKVAIKYHADTIMDLSDGGDVKMIRQTLMDSAPITFGTVPIYEAYNYGVEVHKNPLNLTEDDYLNAFENNAKDGVDYTTIHCGITKDIAKRILKVQRYGGVVSKGGTITAAWMLKHDKENPYLTHYDYLIEIAKKYDVTFSLGDALRPGSILDSHDELQVQEMINISQLTKRAHEHDIQVMVEGPGHVPLNEVAANVRLAKSLIGDVPYYVLGPLVTDVASGHDHIASAIGAAVSASEGVDLLCYLTPSEHLALPNAEEVKAGLIAYRIAAHAGDLVKIRDKVIKWDMEMTEARRTLDWEKQLALSIDPEEAAKIHSRTGQHPGNNVPCTMCGGACVYMMLPQQKKYEKENNNLQQIE